A single region of the Brachypodium distachyon strain Bd21 chromosome 3, Brachypodium_distachyon_v3.0, whole genome shotgun sequence genome encodes:
- the SWN8 gene encoding uncharacterized protein LOC100821210: MSISVNGQSCVPPGFRFHPTEEELLNYYLRKKVASQQIDLDVIRDVDLNKLEPWDIQERCKIGSGPQNDWYFFSHKDKKYPTGTRTNRATAAGFWKATGRDKAIYNAVSRIGMRKTLVFYKGRAPHGLKSDWIMHEYRLLDADDSSSAATAAMVTASSVAASEAAGQQGPEDGWVVCRVFKKKHHHKDTNSGSGSGSGNKKAAALRRSSSSPLYSSGDDAALDQILHYMGRSSAACKQEHDSPRPAPAQTQAQARPTSRYLRPIETALAGGHGFMKLPPLESPSSAAAAAPPNTTPVPETTMDWAMMDRLVASHLNGQLHDDHASTAVVDDDHRLCSAFDDGAGEDNDDGGLAFYSAAATRLLGAAAGAVDDDLWSFARSAERLSHHGSQ, translated from the exons ATGAGCATCTCGGTGAACGGGCAGTCGTGCGTCCCGCCGGGGTTCCGTTTCCAcccgacggaggaggagctcctcAACTACTACCTCCGCAAGAAGGTCGCCTCCCAGCAGATCGACCTCGACGTCATCCGCGACGTCGATCTCAACAAGCTCGAGCCATGGGACATCCAAG AGAGGTGTAAGATCGGGTCAGGGCCTCAGAACGACTGGTACTTCTTCAGCCACAAGGACAAGAAGTACCCGACGGGGACGCGGACCAACCgggccacggcggccggcTTCTGGAAGGCCACCGGCCGCGACAAGGCCATCTACAACGCCGTGTCCCGGATCGGCATGCGGAAGACCCTCGTCTTCTACAAAGGCCGAGCCCCGCACGGGCTCAAGTCCGACTGGATCATGCACGAGTACCGCCTTCTCGACGCCGATGactcctcctctgccgctaCCGCCGCCATG GTCACTGCCTcgtcggtggcggcgtcggagGCCGCCGGGCAGCAGGGGCCGGAGGACGGGTGGGTGGTTTGCAgggtgttcaagaagaagcaCCACCACAAGGACACAaactccggctccggctccggttCCGGCaacaagaaggcggcggcgttgcggcggtcttcctcgtcgccgctctactcctccggcgacgacgcGGCGTTGGACCAGATCCTGCACTACATGggccgctcctccgccgcgtgCAAGCAGGAGCACGACTCGCCCCGGCCTGCCCCGGCCCAAAcccaggcccaggcccggccCACATCCAGGTACCTCCGGCCCATCGAGACggccctcgccggcggccatggcttcATGAAGCTGCCCCCCCTCGAGAGCCCATCCTCGGCTgccgcagcggcgccgcccaacacgacgccggtgccggagacgacgATGGACTGGGCCATGATGGACCGGCTCGTGGCCTCGCACCTCAACGGCCAGCTCCACGATGATCACGCCTCCACCGCGGTAGTCGACGACGACCACCGCCTCTGCAGCGCCttcgacgacggcgccggagaagacaACGACGACGGCGGGCTCGCGTTctactccgccgccgccacgcggctgctcggcgcggcggccggcgccgtggacga